A portion of the Calothrix sp. 336/3 genome contains these proteins:
- a CDS encoding NAD(+) kinase, giving the protein MELKQVIIAYKARDSQSKRWAEICAKQLENRQCQVLIGPSGPKDNPYPVFLASAPQQIDLAVVLGGDGTVLTGARHLAPAGIPILGVNVGGHLGFLTESVEEFQDTEQVWERLLEDRYAIQRRMMLQAAVFEGHGSNLEPITERYLALNEMCVKPASADRMITSILEMEIDGEVVDQYVGDGLIMATPTGSTGYTVSANGPIMHDGMEAITITPICPMSLSSRPLILPPGSVVSIWPLGDYDLSTKLWTDGVLATSIWPGHRVDVRMADCRAKFIILRENNSYYQTLREKLLWAGTRVRYSSTNHAN; this is encoded by the coding sequence GTGGAGCTAAAGCAGGTAATTATTGCTTACAAGGCACGAGACTCCCAGAGTAAACGCTGGGCAGAAATCTGTGCCAAGCAACTAGAAAATCGTCAATGCCAGGTTCTTATTGGACCGAGCGGACCCAAGGATAACCCCTATCCGGTGTTTTTGGCTTCTGCTCCCCAACAGATAGACCTGGCTGTCGTTCTCGGTGGAGATGGTACTGTTTTAACTGGTGCCAGACATCTCGCTCCCGCAGGTATCCCCATATTAGGTGTCAATGTGGGGGGACATCTGGGGTTTTTAACGGAATCAGTGGAAGAGTTTCAAGATACGGAGCAGGTTTGGGAACGTTTGTTGGAAGATCGCTACGCTATCCAACGAAGAATGATGTTACAAGCGGCAGTATTTGAGGGACATGGTTCTAATTTGGAGCCAATTACAGAGCGTTATTTGGCTTTGAACGAAATGTGTGTTAAACCCGCTTCTGCCGATCGCATGATTACCTCAATTTTAGAAATGGAAATTGATGGTGAGGTAGTCGATCAGTACGTGGGTGATGGTTTAATTATGGCTACTCCCACTGGTTCCACTGGTTACACCGTCTCAGCCAATGGTCCAATCATGCATGATGGCATGGAAGCGATTACAATTACTCCCATTTGTCCCATGAGTTTGTCGAGTCGTCCTCTCATTTTGCCTCCAGGTTCGGTGGTGAGTATTTGGCCCCTGGGAGATTATGATTTGAGTACGAAACTATGGACTGATGGAGTATTGGCAACTTCCATTTGGCCCGGACACCGTGTTGATGTCAGAATGGCAGACTGTCGAGCAAAGTTTATTATTTTGCGGGAGAACAACTCCTACTATCAAACTCTGCGAGAAAAGTTACTGTGGGCAGGAACTAGGGTACGCTACAGTAGCACCAACCACGCTAATTAA
- a CDS encoding glycosyltransferase family 39 protein, whose product MQKIIIAPNWLRFLIIFLLVVGILFRLGNLDKKIYSYDEVDVSLRISGYTAAEVRQEIFNGRVLTRQALTKFQGVNREKNIFYTVKSVAIENPQHPPLYYIIARIWVQFFGNSITAIRSLSCLISLLIFPCIYWLCRELLRVPLSFPWLAIALLSISPFNLIYAQDAQDTMLWLLMAILTSTSLLRAISRKNISKTNENQQKNWIIYGVCLLISLYTSWQAFIMAIAHSLYIFIINQYRWNKITKLYTISVSAALLGFLPWLFITLGDLLRFKLFTASIQNSPQITDFPFLNLWNFSRFVFDGGMVFSNILGWCMAMIIISLMGYSLYFLYRTTHISVWLFVFTLIFVPIIITIPLSLLAKGKIFFWDEYFITTYLGILISLAYLVATQLYSGTFIRQNLWQVIFIFLLICSFISCLTISQADTWWHKNFSYGNMQIARIVNRANRPLVISDYQGINFGNVLALSRELEDTVSFQLISNRRIPKLSTNFDSIFLMNLDKTLLANIEKRYLVTSSLIYKDRFYLVYKLGRIRTSQR is encoded by the coding sequence ATGCAAAAAATAATAATTGCTCCGAATTGGCTAAGATTTCTGATTATATTTTTATTAGTAGTAGGTATTTTGTTTCGGCTGGGAAATTTAGATAAAAAGATATATTCCTATGATGAGGTGGATGTCTCTTTACGCATTTCTGGTTATACTGCGGCAGAAGTAAGGCAAGAAATTTTTAATGGACGAGTATTGACTAGGCAAGCACTGACAAAATTTCAAGGTGTTAACCGAGAAAAAAATATTTTTTATACGGTAAAATCCGTAGCTATCGAGAACCCCCAACATCCGCCTTTATACTATATTATTGCCAGAATTTGGGTGCAATTTTTTGGAAATTCGATAACAGCAATTAGAAGTTTATCCTGTTTGATTAGCTTATTAATTTTCCCCTGCATCTATTGGTTATGTCGAGAATTATTGAGAGTACCTTTATCGTTCCCCTGGTTGGCGATCGCCCTCCTTAGCATTTCTCCATTTAACCTGATTTATGCCCAGGATGCTCAGGATACAATGCTTTGGTTGCTCATGGCAATTCTTACTAGTACTAGTTTACTAAGAGCAATATCGAGAAAGAATATCTCTAAAACTAACGAAAATCAACAAAAAAACTGGATTATCTATGGTGTGTGCTTATTAATCAGTTTATATACTTCTTGGCAAGCATTCATTATGGCGATCGCTCATAGTCTTTATATATTTATAATCAATCAATATCGTTGGAATAAAATCACTAAACTCTACACAATTAGTGTTTCTGCTGCATTGTTGGGTTTTCTCCCTTGGCTCTTCATTACTTTAGGAGATTTATTGCGATTTAAGTTATTTACAGCATCTATCCAAAATTCTCCACAAATAACTGATTTTCCCTTTTTGAATCTCTGGAATTTTAGTAGATTTGTTTTCGATGGTGGGATGGTTTTTAGCAATATTCTCGGATGGTGCATGGCAATGATCATAATTTCATTGATGGGATATAGCCTATATTTCCTATATCGCACCACCCATATTTCTGTTTGGCTATTTGTTTTTACACTGATATTTGTTCCTATAATTATTACTATACCTTTGAGCTTATTAGCAAAGGGAAAAATATTTTTTTGGGATGAGTATTTTATCACTACTTACCTAGGTATACTAATTTCTCTCGCTTACCTGGTGGCAACACAATTATATAGTGGTACTTTTATTCGCCAAAATCTTTGGCAAGTAATTTTTATATTTTTACTGATTTGTAGCTTTATTTCTTGTTTAACTATTTCTCAGGCAGATACATGGTGGCATAAAAATTTTAGTTATGGCAATATGCAAATTGCCAGGATTGTGAATCGTGCTAATCGTCCTTTAGTGATTAGTGATTATCAAGGAATTAATTTTGGTAATGTGCTTGCGCTGAGTCGAGAATTAGAGGATACAGTCAGTTTTCAATTAATTTCCAATCGCCGGATTCCCAAATTATCCACAAACTTTGATAGTATATTTTTGATGAATCTTGATAAGACGCTCTTGGCAAATATCGAAAAAAGATATCTTGTGACAAGCAGCTTGATTTACAAAGATAGATTTTATCTTGTTTATAAGTTAGGCAGAATCAGAACTAGTCAACGATAA
- a CDS encoding HAMP domain-containing sensor histidine kinase — MNILQILEKRLDFFSLRLRLTLGIAAFSLLGIGGFTLWTNWKMQQILIGSHKHDIEQMLARLPRDVEVYSEMMSLQTGLKKSLNYLANDSTFLWVKNSPSRLVLKSNNWSILPENIAQTIINISQDKIRPNIYKIEKKYFVVCSRRLIVKKQDLGEVIVVKDISHDQKMFLMVVQSLTIGSVCLIVIICGAVTIYIYAALKPLRQLSRMTQGISFQDLSAAKIKLDKAPSEVKELADTYNKMLSGLNLSWEQEKQFVSNVSHELRTPLTIVNGYLQSVLRRENNLTEMQREALKTASMEAERTIRLLQDLLDLARADSGNFPLNIENCCLGELVNEVIAMARQYSDRSIILETVNLEIWVKVDYSRLKQVLINLIDNAIKYSPPDAPVVVKLSQREKMVTIEVCDRGYGIPLQHQSRIFERFYRVDESRNSNTGGTGLGLAIVKTFVEGMGGSVTVRSRMGEGSVFIVNLPS, encoded by the coding sequence GTGAATATTTTACAAATACTTGAGAAAAGGTTAGATTTTTTCTCTTTAAGATTACGTTTAACATTGGGAATAGCAGCATTTTCTCTTTTAGGTATTGGTGGTTTTACCTTGTGGACAAATTGGAAAATGCAACAGATTTTAATTGGCAGCCATAAACATGATATTGAGCAAATGTTAGCCCGATTGCCTAGGGATGTAGAAGTTTATAGCGAAATGATGTCATTGCAAACTGGGTTAAAAAAGTCTCTTAATTATTTAGCTAATGATAGTACTTTTCTGTGGGTAAAAAATTCCCCAAGTCGATTAGTGCTGAAGTCTAATAATTGGAGCATTTTGCCGGAAAATATCGCTCAAACTATTATTAATATTTCTCAAGATAAAATTAGACCAAATATTTATAAAATTGAAAAAAAATATTTTGTTGTTTGTAGTCGGAGATTAATTGTCAAAAAGCAAGATTTAGGAGAAGTCATTGTCGTTAAAGACATTAGTCATGACCAAAAAATGTTTTTAATGGTAGTGCAGAGTTTAACAATTGGAAGTGTTTGTTTAATAGTTATTATTTGTGGTGCAGTAACTATATATATATATGCGGCATTAAAACCTTTGCGCCAACTGAGTCGGATGACACAAGGAATTTCCTTTCAGGATTTATCGGCAGCTAAAATTAAACTAGATAAAGCTCCTAGTGAAGTGAAGGAATTAGCTGATACTTATAATAAAATGCTATCTGGGCTGAATCTATCCTGGGAGCAGGAAAAACAATTTGTGAGTAATGTTTCCCATGAATTGCGTACACCTTTAACAATTGTAAATGGCTATTTGCAAAGTGTATTAAGACGCGAAAATAATTTAACAGAAATGCAAAGGGAAGCATTGAAAACAGCCTCAATGGAGGCAGAAAGAACAATTAGGCTTTTACAGGATTTATTGGATTTAGCTCGTGCTGATAGTGGAAACTTCCCTTTAAATATAGAGAATTGTTGCTTAGGTGAATTAGTCAATGAAGTGATTGCCATGGCAAGGCAGTATAGTGACAGAAGTATTATTTTAGAGACAGTTAACTTAGAAATATGGGTAAAAGTTGACTATAGTCGTCTCAAACAGGTTCTGATTAATTTAATTGATAATGCTATCAAATATTCTCCGCCGGATGCACCAGTGGTGGTTAAATTAAGTCAAAGGGAAAAAATGGTGACGATAGAAGTTTGCGATCGCGGTTATGGAATTCCCCTACAGCACCAATCACGGATATTTGAACGCTTCTATCGTGTGGATGAGTCGCGTAACTCGAATACCGGTGGTACTGGTTTAGGTTTAGCGATTGTCAAGACGTTTGTGGAAGGGATGGGAGGTAGTGTCACCGTGCGATCGCGGATGGGAGAAGGTAGTGTGTTTATCGTAAATTTGCCAAGTTAA
- a CDS encoding substrate-binding domain-containing protein: protein MLKNHLLLMVLVSFVWGGLTGCTSITGNSSSSQNSQKTSENNLKITTEIKIAGSSSTYSLLKSVIKSYADKHPEIKITLLPASNSESAIAAVKDGILQVAAVSKQLTAKDIPNTLEYREFAKDALLVATHPTVKGVVNLTTDNLKAIYSGKAKNWQEFGGPDAKIVVLDRPEDESAKKLLRKYYLGKDLPNGKDTVILNQEPDLITALQSTPYSIGAFALSQAISNNLQVNRLSLDGVEPSQNNIASGKYQMVRHIGVVTQKSLSPSVQKFLDFAVSDSMRSELTKMGLVLPEGKK, encoded by the coding sequence ATGCTCAAAAATCACTTGCTGCTCATGGTGCTAGTATCCTTTGTCTGGGGAGGATTAACTGGATGTACATCTATTACGGGAAATTCTTCTTCATCCCAGAATAGTCAGAAGACTAGTGAGAATAATCTCAAAATCACCACCGAAATTAAAATTGCTGGTTCTAGTAGTACCTATTCCTTATTGAAATCAGTAATCAAGAGCTATGCAGATAAACATCCTGAAATAAAAATTACTTTGCTACCTGCAAGTAACTCTGAAAGCGCGATCGCCGCAGTTAAAGATGGAATTTTACAAGTAGCAGCAGTTAGCAAGCAGTTAACAGCCAAAGATATTCCTAATACCTTAGAATACCGGGAATTTGCCAAGGATGCTTTGTTGGTAGCTACCCATCCGACGGTGAAGGGAGTAGTTAATCTAACTACAGATAACCTCAAAGCAATTTATAGTGGAAAAGCCAAAAACTGGCAAGAATTTGGTGGTCCAGATGCGAAAATTGTAGTGTTGGATCGTCCAGAAGATGAATCTGCCAAAAAGTTACTACGTAAGTATTATCTGGGTAAAGATTTACCCAATGGCAAGGATACAGTTATTCTCAATCAAGAACCAGACTTGATTACTGCATTACAAAGTACACCTTATAGCATAGGTGCTTTTGCCCTTTCCCAAGCTATCAGTAATAATCTACAAGTAAATCGTTTGAGCTTAGATGGTGTGGAACCCTCGCAAAATAATATAGCTAGTGGTAAATATCAGATGGTGAGACATATTGGAGTTGTGACTCAAAAATCTCTCTCCCCATCGGTGCAAAAGTTTCTAGATTTTGCGGTGAGTGACAGTATGCGCTCAGAATTGACAAAAATGGGATTAGTCTTACCGGAAGGGAAAAAATAA
- a CDS encoding ATP-binding protein, which translates to MVIQRNYAKLPVAVKLLLPLMLIFFGISGVGIYSFFIGYVANRLVAETESTTNLLSENFSHRHQLLELRGKWLANQNEVIEAIASANRTTLLQTLLPIQASMQLDMITVVDNQGLVIGDLRKGEISQIPINNQAVIKAAKNGLQITDVISIGGKVPPVIVVVIPVRSQQKNLGGIIVGYTVTEELLNHSRTASSQQLLAVTNNQIAVSTLPQLRGLTWQPPSVNTPVTEVSLSNQEYFAKTVTLSTDDNNKLKLVLLNSVIPITEAGTQLVLFISGFCLIGGAIALTIGLFVTRNLTRRLQKLTNATAKLANGDLSTRITVDSQDEVGKLAQSFNQMVEQLTLRDQKINHQIEELATAFKQLQETQAQLVQSEKMSSLGQMVAGIAHEINNPTSFIHGNITHLSEYTKDILYLVGLYQKTYPEGTVEIQKTIKDIELDYLQQDLPQLIKSIEVGSDRIRQIVLSLRNFSRLDESEFKAVDIHEGINNTLLILGNRLKPSGKRPGIQIIKEYADLPPVECYPGQLNQVFMNILANGIDALEEVILSEQGRKYNKTPQIHIQSQVLDSKWIEIRIQDNGLGISEEVRTKLFDPFFTTKPIGKGTGLGLSISYQIIVEKHGGKIDCHSVPGEGTLFTISIPNKQI; encoded by the coding sequence ATGGTAATTCAAAGAAATTACGCCAAATTACCTGTGGCGGTAAAATTACTTTTGCCCTTGATGTTGATATTTTTTGGGATTTCGGGAGTCGGGATATACAGTTTTTTTATCGGGTATGTGGCAAACCGTCTGGTGGCTGAAACAGAAAGCACGACAAACTTGCTGTCAGAAAATTTCTCCCATCGTCACCAATTGCTAGAATTACGGGGAAAATGGCTAGCAAATCAAAATGAAGTCATAGAAGCGATCGCCTCCGCAAATCGAACTACCTTACTGCAAACTTTGCTACCAATTCAAGCGAGTATGCAACTAGATATGATTACTGTTGTAGATAATCAAGGTTTAGTGATTGGAGATTTACGCAAAGGCGAAATTTCCCAAATTCCTATCAACAATCAAGCAGTTATCAAGGCAGCAAAAAATGGTTTACAAATCACGGATGTGATCTCCATTGGTGGTAAAGTGCCACCTGTAATAGTGGTAGTCATACCTGTGAGATCTCAACAAAAGAATCTGGGTGGAATTATAGTCGGGTATACCGTTACCGAGGAGCTACTAAATCATAGCCGCACCGCCTCCAGTCAGCAATTACTGGCAGTTACTAATAATCAAATTGCTGTTAGTACCCTACCTCAGTTGAGGGGATTAACATGGCAACCGCCATCAGTAAATACTCCAGTTACTGAAGTGTCATTGAGTAATCAAGAATACTTTGCAAAAACAGTTACCTTGTCCACAGATGATAACAACAAACTTAAACTAGTTTTATTAAATTCTGTGATACCGATTACTGAAGCTGGAACACAATTAGTGCTGTTTATTAGCGGTTTTTGCTTAATCGGGGGAGCGATCGCCTTAACTATCGGTTTATTTGTCACCCGTAATCTGACTCGTCGTCTCCAGAAACTCACCAATGCGACAGCAAAGTTGGCAAATGGAGATTTAAGCACCCGAATCACCGTAGATAGTCAAGATGAAGTAGGTAAACTTGCCCAAAGCTTTAACCAGATGGTTGAGCAACTCACCCTGCGCGATCAAAAAATAAATCACCAGATAGAAGAATTAGCTACTGCCTTCAAACAACTTCAAGAAACCCAGGCTCAACTAGTACAGAGTGAGAAGATGTCTAGCTTGGGACAAATGGTAGCAGGGATTGCCCACGAAATAAATAACCCGACTAGTTTTATTCATGGTAATATTACCCATCTATCCGAATACACAAAAGATATTTTATACTTAGTTGGTCTCTATCAAAAAACATACCCAGAAGGGACAGTAGAAATTCAAAAAACTATTAAAGATATCGAATTAGATTATTTACAGCAAGATTTACCCCAGCTAATTAAGTCTATTGAAGTTGGTAGCGATCGCATTCGCCAAATAGTCTTATCTCTTCGCAATTTTTCCCGTCTAGATGAATCTGAATTTAAAGCAGTGGATATTCATGAAGGGATAAATAACACCTTACTGATTCTGGGAAATCGCCTCAAACCCTCTGGAAAACGTCCCGGAATTCAGATTATCAAAGAATATGCGGATTTACCCCCAGTTGAATGCTACCCAGGGCAATTGAATCAAGTATTTATGAATATTCTGGCAAATGGCATTGATGCTTTAGAAGAAGTAATCTTATCAGAGCAAGGACGAAAGTATAATAAAACACCACAAATCCATATTCAAAGTCAGGTATTAGATAGTAAATGGATAGAAATCCGTATTCAAGATAATGGTTTAGGAATTAGTGAAGAAGTCCGGACAAAACTCTTTGACCCATTTTTTACTACCAAACCTATCGGTAAAGGTACGGGACTTGGTTTATCTATCAGTTATCAGATTATTGTCGAAAAGCATGGAGGGAAGATAGATTGTCATTCTGTACCAGGAGAGGGAACTTTATTTACAATTTCCATTCCCAACAAACAGATATAG
- the cofH gene encoding 7,8-didemethyl-8-hydroxy-5-deazariboflavin synthase subunit CofH, with product MIVENIGSVDGILRQVSRGDDLSPAAGVFLLQQTDAAAIATIQATADQLRKQQVGDTVTYVINRNINFTNICEQHCSFCAFRRDSGDDGSYWLDWQKIRDKTADAVNKGATEICMQGGLNLAAKINGQSLPYYLRLVATIKEEFPQLHLHAFSPQEVQFIAREDGLTYATVLKALQNAGVDSLPGTAAEVLDDQVRRVLCPEKINTATWLEIISTAHQLGLPTTSTMLCGHIETPEQQITHLEKLRSLQQTAIHHQYPARITEFILLPFVGQEAPKSLRNRVGRNQPELEKTLLLTAVARIYLGKYIPNHQPSWVKLGITGATTALEWGCNDIGGTLMEEHITTMAGALGGTCMEVETLQGAIASLGRPYQQRDTLYRTI from the coding sequence GTGATAGTAGAAAATATTGGTTCTGTTGATGGGATTTTACGGCAAGTCTCCAGGGGAGATGATTTATCCCCAGCAGCAGGAGTGTTTTTACTTCAGCAAACTGATGCAGCAGCGATCGCCACTATCCAAGCAACAGCAGATCAATTACGCAAACAGCAAGTTGGTGATACCGTTACCTACGTCATCAATCGCAACATCAACTTTACAAATATTTGTGAGCAACATTGCAGCTTTTGTGCATTTCGTCGGGATTCCGGGGATGATGGTTCCTATTGGTTAGATTGGCAGAAAATTCGTGACAAAACCGCCGATGCAGTTAACAAAGGGGCTACAGAAATTTGTATGCAGGGGGGATTAAACTTAGCAGCCAAAATTAATGGTCAATCCCTACCTTATTATTTACGTTTAGTTGCCACCATCAAAGAAGAATTCCCCCAGTTACATCTCCACGCATTTTCACCCCAGGAAGTACAATTTATTGCCCGTGAAGATGGTTTGACTTATGCAACTGTACTTAAAGCTTTGCAAAATGCGGGAGTAGATTCCTTGCCAGGAACCGCCGCCGAGGTATTAGATGATCAAGTACGACGGGTACTATGTCCAGAAAAAATCAATACAGCCACCTGGCTAGAAATTATCAGTACTGCTCACCAATTAGGTTTACCCACAACTAGTACCATGTTGTGTGGACATATCGAAACCCCAGAACAGCAAATTACCCATTTAGAAAAACTGCGATCGCTACAACAAACCGCCATTCATCACCAATATCCCGCCAGAATTACAGAGTTCATTTTGCTACCCTTCGTGGGGCAGGAAGCGCCAAAATCCCTACGAAATCGTGTAGGACGCAACCAACCAGAGTTAGAAAAGACACTTCTGCTGACTGCCGTAGCCAGGATTTACCTAGGAAAATATATTCCCAATCATCAACCGAGTTGGGTAAAACTAGGAATTACAGGAGCAACTACTGCCCTTGAGTGGGGTTGTAACGATATTGGCGGCACCTTGATGGAAGAACATATTACCACCATGGCAGGGGCGCTGGGGGGTACGTGTATGGAAGTTGAGACATTACAAGGGGCGATCGCCTCCCTGGGAAGACCATATCAACAACGAGACACTTTGTACAGAACTATTTGA
- the psb27 gene encoding photosystem II protein Psb27: MKRYLSRLLALVLVVVVGLTGCSGAPGSLTGNYSQDTLAVIDTLKNAIDLPTDAPDRAAAQAQARQKINDFSARYQRNGSVTKLNSFTTMRTALNSLAGHYSSYPNRPVPQKLKERLQQEFKQVEAALRREA; encoded by the coding sequence ATGAAGCGCTATTTGTCACGTCTGCTCGCCCTGGTTTTGGTTGTGGTTGTTGGTTTAACCGGATGTTCTGGCGCTCCTGGTAGTTTAACAGGCAATTATTCCCAAGACACCTTAGCAGTGATTGATACCTTGAAAAATGCCATAGATTTGCCCACAGATGCACCGGATAGAGCCGCAGCGCAAGCACAAGCGCGTCAAAAAATTAATGATTTTTCTGCTCGCTATCAAAGAAACGGTTCTGTGACAAAGTTGAATTCTTTTACAACAATGCGTACAGCCCTCAATTCCCTCGCTGGACATTATAGCTCCTATCCCAATCGTCCCGTTCCCCAAAAACTGAAAGAGCGTTTACAACAAGAATTTAAGCAAGTGGAAGCAGCGTTACGACGTGAAGCTTAA
- a CDS encoding family 10 glycosylhydrolase — translation MPNSSENVVKFFQPWRRLFAVCFSSALLMPYLGSQPVQAQINEFCQVSVSAAQEKETLRKSAQKDNPEAESRYQQLLRQHAQDLQECRDRNWPQVQAIWLRLYPCDLQPGAIEHIMDRIVNRGYNQVYLEAFYDGRVLLPQAKNPTVWKSVIRTPGAENADLLALGIKKGQQRGLKVYAWMFTTNFGYTYALRQDRERAIARNGKGQTSLYVVDNASQVFIDPYNNQAKRDYYLMVQEILRRRPDGMLFDYVRYPRQAGTDSIATKVTDLWLYTEATQAALFKRAQNNKGLDLIRRFLAKGYITAGDINQVDQLYPQEAEPLWQGRTINAAKSILPAHQRQPQLQWDLWQLAVAHAMQGILDFVNLAAYPAQQMGLPTGAVFFPEGNQMVGKGYDSRLQPWDRFSNTMEWHPMAYANCENADCIAQQVERVISMAKPGTKIIPALAGTWGKSMSNRPSLELQMQALRQHAPQLKGVSHFAYSWQFPEHDGDRKFCRSQN, via the coding sequence ATGCCTAACAGTTCTGAGAATGTTGTCAAATTTTTCCAGCCTTGGCGACGTTTGTTCGCTGTTTGCTTTAGTAGTGCCCTACTGATGCCCTATCTTGGCAGCCAACCAGTACAAGCACAAATTAACGAGTTTTGTCAAGTATCCGTATCTGCCGCTCAAGAAAAAGAGACTTTACGCAAATCTGCGCAGAAAGACAATCCAGAAGCAGAAAGTCGCTATCAGCAATTATTGCGGCAACACGCCCAAGACTTGCAAGAATGTCGCGATCGCAATTGGCCCCAAGTTCAGGCAATTTGGTTACGGTTATATCCCTGTGACTTACAACCTGGAGCCATTGAACATATTATGGATCGGATTGTCAATCGGGGTTACAACCAAGTATACCTGGAAGCATTCTACGATGGGCGAGTCCTATTACCCCAAGCCAAGAACCCCACAGTTTGGAAGTCTGTAATTCGCACCCCTGGAGCCGAAAACGCTGATTTATTAGCACTAGGTATCAAAAAAGGTCAGCAAAGGGGCTTAAAAGTCTACGCTTGGATGTTTACCACCAATTTTGGTTATACCTATGCCCTGCGTCAAGACAGAGAAAGGGCGATCGCTCGCAATGGCAAAGGACAAACCAGCCTCTACGTAGTTGATAACGCTTCCCAAGTCTTCATTGACCCTTATAATAACCAAGCAAAACGCGATTATTACCTGATGGTACAGGAGATACTCCGTCGTCGCCCCGACGGTATGCTCTTTGATTATGTACGCTATCCCCGGCAAGCCGGTACTGACTCCATCGCCACAAAAGTTACAGACCTGTGGTTATATACTGAAGCTACCCAAGCAGCTTTATTTAAACGGGCACAAAATAATAAGGGTTTAGATTTAATTCGTCGCTTTCTTGCCAAAGGATACATCACCGCCGGAGATATTAACCAAGTCGATCAACTCTATCCCCAGGAAGCAGAACCCCTATGGCAGGGTAGAACTATCAATGCCGCTAAATCAATCCTACCAGCCCATCAGAGACAACCTCAACTGCAATGGGACTTATGGCAACTGGCAGTCGCCCATGCCATGCAAGGAATTCTTGATTTTGTCAATTTAGCCGCCTATCCTGCTCAACAGATGGGTTTACCCACAGGAGCAGTATTCTTTCCCGAAGGTAATCAAATGGTAGGTAAGGGTTACGACTCCCGTCTTCAGCCTTGGGATCGGTTTTCCAATACCATGGAGTGGCATCCCATGGCTTATGCTAACTGTGAAAATGCCGATTGCATTGCACAACAAGTAGAACGAGTCATCAGTATGGCAAAACCAGGAACCAAGATAATTCCTGCCTTAGCTGGTACTTGGGGTAAATCTATGAGTAATCGTCCTTCCTTGGAACTACAGATGCAAGCGTTACGGCAACACGCACCCCAATTAAAAGGAGTTAGCCATTTTGCCTATTCCTGGCAATTTCCTGAACACGATGGCGATCGCAAATTTTGCCGCTCCCAGAATTAA